The Rhinoderma darwinii isolate aRhiDar2 chromosome 9, aRhiDar2.hap1, whole genome shotgun sequence sequence AACTATTGTATTCTTTATTCTCTTATATTAGTATAACCAGATTGTTTTGGGATGAGTTAGGCCTCATACTACACCCCCGTATCTGTGTGCACGGTCCACGATTACAACACTGacaggccgcggagtgtcatccgcgaacCGTCTGCAATCACGGACTgagcacacacaagatgtgcattcatttcGATGAGCCCGGACAGCAATTGCGGTCCGGATAATGACATTTCCTATTTTGTTTTGCGCTCCGGGCTCCGGGCATTGAACGGGCCGTGGTAACCTCAGTTGTGTGCATTGGTCCACAGGATAGAATGTGTTCTATACTATCCTCCATTTCGGATAATATGCGGCCGCAAATACACGACGTCTTagtggttgtcacagccccgcctctttTTCCATCACTGGTCTGTATCCGAGTATGCATTATTTATGGGTAATATGTTTGGCTCGGGTTAGGGTACACGGTGACCGGCACCACATTACGTCACGTAGCGACACCACAGCCCATGTGCCTGTGAATGGTTGCGTTGCTATGAGATGAGTTGACAGCGGCCCCCCGAGATGATTATAACTGCCCATAAGGGAGCATTGGAGTTCCAGGTGGCTGATGGGAACGTGATCATGGGGGGAGTATTTGGTCACTTTCTTATGTTCGGCCCATTCCTCGCATCGTGTGAATATTTCTGAATGTAACTACAATGTACAGCAAAGCCACAAATAGCGAGGAGCGAGTGCGGTGTCTGATAGAAGAGCGCGGTGTCTGATAGAAGAGCGCGGCGACTGATAGAAGAGCGCGGCGACTGATAGAAGAGCGCGGCGACTGATAGAAGAGTGCGGCGACTGATAGAAGAGCGCGGTGACTGATAGAAGAGCGCGGTGACTGATAGAAGAGCGCGGTGACTGATAGAAGAGCGCGGTGACTGGTAGAAGAGCGCGGTGACTGGTAGAAGAGCGCGGTGACTGGTAGAAGAGCGCCGTGACTGATAGAAGAGCGCCGTGACTGATAGAAGAGCACGGTGACTGATAGAAGAGCTCCGTGACTGATAGAAGAGCTCCGTGACTGATAGAAGTGCGCGGTGACTGATAGAAGAGCGCGGTGACTGATAGAAGAGCGCGGTGACTGATAGAAGAGCGCGGTGACTGATAGAAGGGCGCGGTGACTGATAGAAGAGCGCAGTGACTGATAGAAGAGCGCAGTGACTGATAGAAGAGCGCGGTGACTGATAGAAGAGCGCGGTGACTGATAGAAGAGCGCGGTGACTGATAGAAGAGCGCAGTGACTGATAGAAGAGCGCGGTGACTGATAGAAGAACGCGGTGACTGATAGAAGAGCGCGGTGACTGATAGAAGAGCGCGGTGACTGACAGAAGAGCGCGGTGACTGACAGAAGAGCGCGGTGACTGATAGAAGAGCACGGTGACTGATAGAAGAGCGCGGTGAATGATAGAAGAGCGCGGTGACTTATAGAAGAGAGCGGTGACTGATAGAAGAACGCGGTGACTGATAGACGAGCGCGGTGACTGATAGAAGAGCGCGGTGACTGATAGAAGAGCGCGGTGACTGATAGAAGAGCGCGGTGACTGATAGAAGAGCGCGGTGACTGATAGAAGAGCGCGGTGACTGATAGAAGAGCGCGGTGACTGATAGAAGAGCGCGGTGACTGATAGAAGAGTGCAGTGACTGATAGAAAAGCTCCCTGACAGATAGAAGAGCGCGGTGACTGATAGAAGAACGCGGTGACTGATAGAAGAGTGCAGTGACTGATAGAAAAGCTCCCTGACAGATAGAAGAGCGCGGTGACTGATAGAAGAACGCGGTGACTGATAGAAGAGCGCGGTGACTGATAGAAGAGCACGGTGACTGATAGAAGAGCGCGGTGACTGACAGAAGAGCGCGGTGACTGACAGAAGAGCGCGGTGACTGATAGAAGAGCGCGGTGACTGATAGAAGAGCGCAGTGACTGATAGAAGAGAGCGGTGACTGATAGAAGAACGCGGTGACTGATAGACGAGTGCGGTGACTGATAGAAGAGTGCGGTGACTGATAGAAGAGCGCGGTGACTAATAGAAGAGCGCGGTGACTGATAGAAGAGCTCGGTGCATTCAGTGACTTTAATCGCACCAAGCGTACGTCCATAATTTATGAGAACAGTGTCAGCGCGAGGATATTGTAACCGAGAAGCCTGGAATCTGTGCTGCAACTTTACTAAAGTGATATCATACGGGGGAGGGGGTCGTAGTAACAGGGTCACTTCTATATATACAATACCCTATCAATTACACCCACTAAAGACCCCCCAAAGTGCCAGACAGGGGAAGAACTGCGTAAGGAGTCCAGGCAGTTTTGTCATGTGACCCCTCTAGGCTCTGCTGAATGGCTGAGGAGTCTCACGGAGGGGAGGGGCTTATGTGGTAAGCGATTTTTTCGGCACAATAAATAAATGGGTCTAACGGGCCCCTAGTCCAGGGCCATTACTACATCTGTGACCGCCCGTATGTCGTTTTTTGAATGCGGTTTATCTGATGGTCGCCGTTATTTATAACTTTTCTTTATCATTTTTTTGTGTTCAGGGCTAAAGTGCCAGAGGCCAAAACATCAGAACTCATGCGACGACATCGAGGTCATCTCAACGGAGACCCCCCCACAGCAGGACAGCCCAGAACTGTACAGGAAAGGGACGACGCCGTCAGACGTGACACCAGAGGACAGCCCCATGAGAAGCCCCCTCTGCAGCCCACCTACCACCCCACCACCACCGCAGCCAGCACCCAAGTCTAGAAATAAGAGCGCCCACTTCTCTAGACAGTTGTCTGTGGATGAGGATCGGGGAGGGGATATTCAGATGTTGTTGGAGGGACGGGCAGGGGACTATGTTAGACCCAACTCCTGGGTTGAGGTTGGGGGGACTAGAGTAGGGATCTCAGCCGGAAATCCTTTGGGACCTTGTTCCATTCCTGAAGACCTCATGATGAAGAGCACGGGCCACAAACATGTGCTCTCCAACCACAAGCCAAGAGAACGGTGGGCAGACTCCCCAACCACCGTATCGTGGACTTCCCACAGGACCCACAACCACAGCCCGGGTGGGAACAAGCTTCAGGAGGTGGACGAGGAAAAACTCAGCAATTACGAGATGGAAATGAAGCCCCTGAAGAGAATGGATTCTTATATGCAAGAGATTCACACCCAAAAAAGACATTACAGCAAAGCGGGGCCCCGGAACCCCAGCGAGGGCCACCATGGAGAGGAGCGCATGTATGGAGTCCAGAGACTGAGGTCCAAACCTCAGAACAAAGAGAACTCCAGGCCGGCAGCGGCTGCTGAGCCCGCCGTGCAGAAACTGGAGACCTTGCGGTTTGGGGAGAAAGGAGAATCGCGGCTTCTGAGGCGAGATTTAACCCTGTCCCCGCCACAGAAATCTTTACCTGTTGCACTAGAATCCGATGAGGAGAATACAACGGAGCTCAAACCCACGGTAAGGGCCGAACCCGGCAACTTCTAATCCGTCTGTACAACACGGGCGTCATAATGGCGTCCAACAAGACGCGTGGCCCTCAGATCTGAATAGAGGTAGCGGCGCATGCGCGTCCAGCATATACTGCACTAAgtgtacctgcagtcccatgtaaaactTCAGATAACGCCTTGTGATAAAGccggctctgctacatcagtaCATTATACTACACAATATGATATCTCATGAGGTGCGGGGATACTATATACCACGTGTTATACCTGTCGTTATTATACAGGTTATGGGGGGGGGCCTCGGCCTTTACCATAATCATAAGAATACGGAGAACAAATGTTTAACCTCTGCAGTGCCGGACGCCTGTGGCCGTACCCCGTAACGTGTCAGAGAATTTGTTATTGCGTTTTCGTTGTTATCTGGATGGCGTGTGCTGGCCGATGCGGGGATCCTGGTGCATGCGTCGTATCGAGCCAGCGAACAGCACTTTGTCGCATTTGGTTGGCTGCCTGGATCTTGTTGCTAGGCAACACCTTATGCTTCCCCTCTCAGCAGCAACACAGTCACATGACCAATACTGAGAAGATGAGGAGCGTAATAACAAGACGGGGGAGGGGGTCAGCCGCTAAGAAACTAATTACACCGGGATAGTCGTGTCTTTACtaggatatctatctatctatctatctatctatctatctcatatctaactatctatctttctatctcatatctatctatctatctatctatctatctttctatctcatatctatctatctatctatctcatatctatctatctatctcatatctatctatctatctatctatctcatatctatctatctatctatctatctatctatctatctatctatctatctatctcatatctatctatctatctcatatctatctatctatctcatatctatctatctatctatctcatatctatctatctatctatctcatatctatctatctatctatctcatatctatctatctcatatctatctatctatctatccatctatctcatatctatctatctatctcatatctatctatctatctatctatctatctatctatctatctatctatctatctatctatctatccatctatctcatatctatctatctatctatctcatatctatctatctatctatctatctatctatctatctcatatctatctcatatctatctatctatctatctatctatctatctatctatctatctatctatctatccagtgaGAGAAGTTTATGAACCTTTACATTACCTTTTTACTTCTATGAGTTGCTCCATCATTCCCTGGCTGTTATAATAGCAGTGATGTCACTTGTCTCCTGATATATAAGTTATATATAATGGGTGTGATATAACACTGGTAGATAAGCCTTAAACACTGGAGATTGGTAACAGCGGGGGAGGGTAGGTATATTTGCTGGTGTAGTTATATGGTTGCAGGGGCTGCAGTCACCCCCAGGTCCTGACGGTTGATTAGACCCCAATGCCTCTCTGCCAGCATAGCAGTGTTATAGCCGCGTGGTGCAGTGACGGTGGGCGGTGATCGCTCTGCCTGGCATTACTACATTATTGTGCGGCAACTTGATGTTTATCCAAGTTTACAATGTGATGTTGAATGTTGTAGTTAAACTGCACTTGTGCGTGTTCCCCTTTAAGGTGGATAACAGGTGAAAGTGGGatatttcagcaccatggacagcacatAACGCGGCGTCAGGCGTTCCTAGTGTAATAACTGAGGGCTCGTTCATTTCTGGCTTCCTCTTTAGTTTCTCAGGTTCTTGTATGAGATAATGTCCTACTGTAAATAATAAGAATATTACGAGTCACCATAGAAAAGCGCACGGCGGGGGCTTCCAAATGACTCGTTATATGCTTCACACATTATAGTAGGGGGTCCATAATTCCTTATATTGCAcaccttagctgctgcagaacctctttatgAAGAGTAACATTCTCCAGTTCTTGCCTGCACTGGTTTTCATACACAAGTATTGGGCAGCGGAGAATATTATATTGTTACAAGTCATTGACTAGAGATACATTATATACGTGTTCATAACGGAAGACACAACGCGAttcatcatgtgatggacaccacCAGAGTCGTTTTATggcgcctatagaagtctatctattatatattctccactatctatctatctatctatctatctatctatctatctatctatctatctatctatctatctattctccactatctatctatctatctatccatctatcccatatctatctatctatctatctatccatctatcccatatctatctatctatctatctatctatctatctatctatctatctatctatctatctcatatcatctatccatctatcccatatctatctatctatctatctatctatctatctatctatctatctatctatctcatatcatctatccatctatctatctatctatctatctatctatctatctatctatcattagaCCCACGGTCGAGCCGGAACTTGCGGTCTTAATACGGACAATaaaatgtcgccaaattagggccGCCTGAATAAGGTTTTATACAGGGTGGTACAGAGGAACATGCGGCTACACCCGGAGCTGTATGGGCCCTGCACGCTGCAATATAAGCTCCGTTCACCCGTCTCTGCCAGTCAGTGGATTGGGGGGAACGTGTGCATTTACCATATAGGCGAACCAGCAGAGCCCCTAATACGAGGGATTGCGATGATCTTGTATCAGGGGTTTTACTTCAATGCCACGTCCTCATATAATATGTTGTGTTAAGTTATTCttgtctttttttctctttttattccacTCACCATCTGATGTTTCTTCATAGTCCGGACACATCCGCCCCCAGTACATTTCTTCCGGTTTTGCCCCTCTCGTTGTCCTGGTATTGACCGCCTGTGTAATTGCTGCGCTGGGATGAGAGCGGGGAATATGTCAGGGCTGCTGATCGTCTTTCATTTCCAGTTGCAGCTTGTAAAGATTTCTCCCTGGACGTCGTTATCCCTGACAACGTCTGTATTTTGCAGCATTGACCCGTGGCAGCCGAGCACTTATCCCGTCCCGCATGCTCATACTCATTACCTGCACTAGTTCATATTTATCGATCGTTTGCAATGAAGTTAATCTTTTACGGTATAATACAGGGATGGCCGGTCCTTTCAGGGGTGCAGCCGGTGAGGCCGGATTTTCATGTCTGTTTGGCATTGGTGACCCAGTCGGTTTGTGAAGTTTGAACCTTCtttccagtatataatatatgagacaATTGCCTGAATAGCACTTGCTTAAAATGTTTTGAAAAGCTCCTGTTCATCTTTGTGACATCTGGTTACAGTCTTCGTGAGTTGAGCACTGCAGAATGCAGGCTGCTGTAAATGACTCTGGTGACAACTGCAGAATGCAGGCTGCTGTAAATGACTGGTGACAACTGCAGAATGTAGGCTGC is a genomic window containing:
- the JPH3 gene encoding junctophilin-3; its protein translation is MKRSCRCSPKYPCYPSRYKWTSHSRAKADAAAAAALKAQEEAQIARIAAKEFSPSFQHRENGLKCQRPKHQNSCDDIEVISTETPPQQDSPELYRKGTTPSDVTPEDSPMRSPLCSPPTTPPPPQPAPKSRNKSAHFSRQLSVDEDRGGDIQMLLEGRAGDYVRPNSWVEVGGTRVGISAGNPLGPCSIPEDLMMKSTGHKHVLSNHKPRERWADSPTTVSWTSHRTHNHSPGGNKLQEVDEEKLSNYEMEMKPLKRMDSYMQEIHTQKRHYSKAGPRNPSEGHHGEERMYGVQRLRSKPQNKENSRPAAAAEPAVQKLETLRFGEKGESRLLRRDLTLSPPQKSLPVALESDEENTTELKPTGSAPFLVVMVILLNIGVAILFIHFFI